Below is a genomic region from Diabrotica undecimpunctata isolate CICGRU chromosome 7, icDiaUnde3, whole genome shotgun sequence.
TATGATGTTACAGatttggaagaaataaaaaggTCAGTAAAAGAGGGTGCATCTATTACTTCAGAGTTGCTAACTGTATGGGGCCATCAAAACCACACAGTATTAGAGTTGTTTGTCTTACTCGGTCGCATGAAGCAGTATCAAGCAATGATGGTATTAAAAGAATTAGTTGATAAAAAGTATCATGTACTCATTAAAGACAGTGTGGATGAATTAAATCCTGTGGTTCGTCAAATGCTTCTggagaaaaagaaaattaaaaacattgaTTATAGAATACATCCCAATAACTACAATGGCGATTCTGAGAAGATACTGAATACTAAACTAGTTCCTCGGCTACCAAAAATAGTAAGTGATGAAAATAATGAAAGTAGTAATTTGCTTCTACCTAAATCTCCCGTTAATTTGATAAGATCCAAAATGTATACAACCTCAGATATATCAGTTGTAGCAGAGTCACTTGGGGGACTGCCATCACTTCCCTATGAAGAATTGCAGGCATCTACTAACAATTGGTGTGAAACCACAGTTCTTGGAAAGGGTGGCTTTGGGAAAGTATATAAAGGTAAGTGCAATTTAGATATTTGCTAAtatttgtttgttaatttttccAATTTCTATTATGGTGTTTATACCATATGGTGTTCTATATTGCTATGGTGTTTTTGTATTCAGTTGTggattttttcttcaaataatttCTTTCTCTATTGCTTTCCtatttttgaaactattttttaGTATGATTCTTGATTTTAATATAATAGCATAAGTAGGTTTTTATAATTCTCTGTCTGTTCCTTTCTGCCACATGAATTACTCCTCTCACTATGTTGGAATCAATATAAATTTTAGGAATTGATATTTAGACTTTTGATACCAATCAgtcgcatatatatatatatatatatatatatatatatatatatatatatatatatatatatatatatatatatatatatatatatatatatagtggtaaatttaatttttatatgtttattgtGAAACTAGAGTTTAGTAAACCATGGATGTATGTGTAGAAAAAGGAACCATAAACATTTTACAGTACTTtttgcacaatttttttttagttgtaaaTATCTGCATCAACCATGCATGGTTATTAGCAGAATAATTATTTTGTGTAGAGTAAGTACCATGTTACTATGTTAAGTTGGCTCCATCATCTTTATTAATACAAAGATGggaatttttattctttatttaatatAGAATTATGCATTTGAACACATGACCTTTTACAAAGTAGGTTAGCACTCTCCCTCTAAGCTATTAAGATGGTTTGCACAATATTTGGGTTTTTACAACTAGAGCAACAGTATATTTATTAACAAGAATTTATATCTTGTCGATTTTGTAGATAATACTAGTTTGTTTAAACATGTTGGctatatttttgaatattttaggtACTTGGAAGTGTACACAAGTTGCAATTAAACGCCTCGACCAGAAAGATCAAAAGGAATATGGAACAGAACAAATAAAACAGTCAATAACTGAGCTGCATTGTCTAAATGCTTACAGGCATGATAATATTCTGCCATTGTATGGATACAGTATTGGAGGTCCACATCCTTGTTTGATTTACCAGTACATGGCAGGAGGATCTCTCGATAACAGACTTCGAACTAGAGATCCTGAGAAAGTGTTAAAGTGGCCATCAAGACTGAATATTGCTGTTGGAGTCGCAAGAGGTAAATACTAAATACAATATTCAATTAATAGACtagaacattttaaattaattatcattaatCAATATGTTATATTTAGTTCTGCTATTAGTATTGCTAGTGATAAATACTTTTCACATCTTCCATCTACCTTTGTCATTTCATTCAGTTCTGACATAACTTATTTTAACATGGCTTGGCCTATGTATTTATCCAGGATATTCTACATCTACCTATGGGGCTCTGTTAGGTTAATCCTTTATCTGTCTCCTGTCATCAGCGTTTTTTTACACGATTTTAATCTTTTCTCTTCTAtataatgttaatttttctttttcttgtggTGTTCTTCATCCTATTACCTCATTTCTTTTTTATCAATTCTAGTTACTTGGTGGCATCTCCTGAGACCATTACGTCTCTTTTATAACTTATTgctgttattttgtttattatcaaaTTTTCTGCGCATTATGTCATAATACTTCAAACCAATGTTTCATAGACCCGTCTTTTGTTTTCTTACTTGGTTAGCTATCCCAccaaatctgtgtttttgttttCATGCTTAAGTGTCTATTTTGCAACATTTTATTCAGTTATCTATTTGCTGTTCCTGTAGACTTTGTTTGATATCTTTTTCAATTGATGCATTTCCCTTATTTTTAAGGGGTCCAAGTAGTTGCATGTATCCTTCCTTATGATAATTTCATTGCAAGAGTGGTACTGCCAAAAAGCTGTAGGGTTGTGTACTCTTCAATAAAATGCTGTGAAAAAAGAATACAATGAAACTATTTTAATTCCTAAATttctaacaattttattaatCATATTACAATCAGACAAGCGAGAGCTGGTGGGTTGCGTGTAGAACAAATTGAAAAGTGGAAGGGATTGCTCATTTCTATTGCTGTCGACTGGGAGTTCACATCGAAGCGATTATTACTAGATTTCTGACAGTGTTGTCAagcatttacatttttatttgaagtgGCCCCATATTataaactattatttatatttattaaaatggcaAGTGTATTAAAGGGCAAACCTTTGGGATCTCAAGCATGACaaataattttcaatgtttttaagtttACAACCGGAGAAGGTAATACAGataaagttttaatttatttaaaaaagatacaaGAACATGTAGCTCACTTAACAGGTAATTATAATactcattttcaaaataaattcagatttaaataatttaatttaagttaagTTACAATCAataaaattccaataaataaataattacagtGCATTAGATTACGAGTAAATAATAAGTAAACAATGGAtcagttaaatagtaatttacaGTTCACTATTACTATAATCTAGTTATAGTtatcatttattttaattataaatttaattttaatttaattataaatttaattcaaaaattgGTCAAAACTTTTGGATCAATTGCCTAACATAATTATATGGTAAGTATGCAATGTATATCTACTAATGTAATTTTCTGTGACTACGACTAAGTACCTCTCCTATCTCTCTTAGAATAATTCCTTTCCTATTTTCGGGCAGTCACCCGCCAGCTCTCGCTTGTCGGATTGTACATAATTAAGCTTCTTCAAAATATTGTAGTAAATCAGTCAAATCACTCAAATTTTCCTTGTTCGCCCATCATACTAAGGTATAATAAACAGGAACACACAGTTTTCATTTTCCGTCGTGGGAATCACTCGATtcaattagaaataaacattataaattgGACAGGCCTTTGTCGAAATTAAAGTTAATTCAAGTGAATGATGTGGAAAGAAAAGTCTCTGCTCACAatctttttattaattaataattgatGCTATGTTTCTGTGACCAATTTCAGAGTTTAAAGATTTTTACTCCATCATTAGGCCTATGAAACTAATAAATGGATCTGTATAATGAACATATTAATCTATAGATGTTATAGTAAGTTTAACCACCATAAATAAATCTTCCACCAgttatctatttttaaaattgtttaaaaacgaTGGAcactaacatattaaaataaaataattaacataATTAAACTCACACCACTcaatgttaaaataattttttgtccaGGGGATTTTTTGGTGTGTTTGCAAATCTTGTCTTAAATATGATCTTTTTAAACGATTTTTAATGGTGAACTTGGGTGAACTTTCCGCAGGTAACCATTTCATCACTAATTAAAGTGAGTAAACGGAAGacagaaaaaataaatttgatctgtaattttttaaaaaatataggcaaaaaaattgtttatgtgGATATGAAGTGACATTTATTGTACTGTTTTTTTCTATTGATTTACAATATCGCGTCAAATAGGAACTCTAGAACttctaaaaaaataaagaagaataaaccttCGAGGAGACATTAATTCTGTCATTGCACTTGCAGTTCTGTTAAAACAAATATAACGGCACAATTAAGTTCTGCTTCCAAAAATTGAAGTCGAGAAAGAAAAATATCGTTCACCAACATTTAATCTTATTTAGAAAGAttcttctgaagctattttcttgtggcattttaaattaattactatttaaatgggaataagccacaatgaaaggttaaaatacgtttattgacgtttcaatttccacttcggaaatcgttctcaaaatacaaacattagtttgtaaacactaatgtttgtattttgagaacgatttccgaagtggaaattgaaacgtcaataaacgtattttaacctttaattgtggcttattcccatttaaatagaaaGATTCTGTTAAAGAAACTTTTACGGAAcgaaaaaatttgaaaatggaCATAGCGGTACATACAGAAATAAATGAAAAGGGCAAAGGAAACGAAATAATAGAAGAATATGTGAAAAGACCAAAGAGCAAAAAGGGAGTGTCTGCagcaataagaaaaaaatataataaatatgtcaGTCAAGGATTTAACAGTCATAAATGAAATAATCAGtgtaaatatgactttaaaaagacaaacattcATTTTAGAAGCcgcagttagaatgcagtgcaggtaagataggCAACATATTTCTTACGGGAGAACGGAAGACTACGTTGCCGGTCTGCCCCTAGCGAcgcatcaggaccggatttaagaat
It encodes:
- the LOC140445659 gene encoding serine/threonine-protein kinase pelle-like; the protein is MYIHELLDEPKRKLCKILDKDNKWLVLGGVHMKYDVTDLEEIKRSVKEGASITSELLTVWGHQNHTVLELFVLLGRMKQYQAMMVLKELVDKKYHVLIKDSVDELNPVVRQMLLEKKKIKNIDYRIHPNNYNGDSEKILNTKLVPRLPKIVSDENNESSNLLLPKSPVNLIRSKMYTTSDISVVAESLGGLPSLPYEELQASTNNWCETTVLGKGGFGKVYKGTWKCTQVAIKRLDQKDQKEYGTEQIKQSITELHCLNAYRHDNILPLYGYSIGGPHPCLIYQYMAGGSLDNRLRTRDPEKVLKWPSRLNIAVGVARGLQFLHTNRINGKPLVHGDIKSANILLDPCNQPRIGDFGLAREGPQSQYTYIKVSRIHGTRPYLPEEFLRAKKFSTKVDTYSFGVLLFEIATSLSPHSEHREEKFLRDHVVNYPGDILELKDKRVKDYDDCFKQILEIGKMCVKRWAKERPEMVAVLRMLEKVSLVE